The genomic region TGGTGAGTCTACACAATGTGGACTGGAATTTGTATTTGAACACTCTCTTTTGGAATTTGCACTATTGGGATTCAATAAGTACACTTACTGGAGAGGTGGATACCCCAAAGAAGACTCTCCCCAAAGCTCTCTTTTATGCTATGATTTTGGTGGTTGTAGGATATCTCTTCCCTCTTTTAATTGGTACTGGCGCTGTTCCACTTAATCGTGAGTTGTGGACTGATGGCTACTTCTCCGATATTGCAAAAATTGTTGGGGGAGTTTGGTTGAGATGGTGGATTCAAGCGGCTGCAGCCATGTCAAACATGGGGATGTTTGTGGCTGAAATGAATAGCGACTCTTTTCAACTTCTAGGGATGGCAGAAAGAGGGATGTTGCCCAAGTGTTTTGGTAAACGGTCTCGTTATGGAACTCCAGTCATTGGTATTATGTTCTCAGCTTCTGGAGTCATTTTGCTATCTTGGCTAAGTTTTCAAGAGATTATAGCAGCAGAAAACTTCTTGTACTGTATTGGAATGATTTTGGAGTTCATTGCATTTATACGATTACGAATGAAGTACCCAGCTGCATCTCGGCCTTTCAAGATTCCTGTTGGAACAGTTGGAGCCGTTCTTTTGTGCATCCCACCAACAGTGCTCATCGGTGTAGTATTGGTTCTTTCTCAACCCAGGGTTGTGATTGTGAGCCTTATAGCTATAGTGATTGGCCTTTTTATGCAGCCCTTTCTCAAAGATGTTGAGAGAAAGAGGTGGATGAAGTTCTCCATAAGTTCTGATCTCCCAGATCTTCATGGTGGTAACAATCGAGTGCCAACTCTTTAAAAATTAGTAAGCTCTCATAATGTTGTGTTACAGTATATTTTGTAGATAACAATATGTTGTGCAACAACTGTTTATTATCTTTGTTTTTAAGGCAATTATAGATTAAATGTATCATTAGATATTGATATATAGATCATCACCATTAATTGCCTAGTGAGAACTGTGAAGTTACCACAAAACAAATAAATTGTAAATTCGGTTTCTGTGGTATATTTGGATCTAACTTTTGTTTGCGATGTGTTTCATACCTTTTTTTTTTTTTCTTCTAAGAATGGAACAATTGCATTAAAAGCATGTGTTTCATACTTAACAAAGTTTAAATGTAGGTAATAGTTGTGGTAATTCTTGAAAAGAGCACACTACAATTTT from Fragaria vesca subsp. vesca linkage group LG3, FraVesHawaii_1.0, whole genome shotgun sequence harbors:
- the LOC101302439 gene encoding probable polyamine transporter At1g31830-like, which translates into the protein MGECIDPEHVGVVEPNFPRGSNFKKVSVLPLVFIIFYEVSGGAFGAEDSVKAAGPCLALIGFLVFPLIWSLPEALITAEMGTMFPVNGGYVVWVSSALGPYWGFQQGWVKWLSGVIDNALYPVLFLDYLKPSIPALGGGVPRIAAVLALTMIFTYLNYRGLTIVGWVAILLGIFTLIPFVVMGLVAIPKLEPSRWLVVSLHNVDWNLYLNTLFWNLHYWDSISTLTGEVDTPKKTLPKALFYAMILVVVGYLFPLLIGTGAVPLNRELWTDGYFSDIAKIVGGVWLRWWIQAAAAMSNMGMFVAEMNSDSFQLLGMAERGMLPKCFGKRSRYGTPVIGIMFSASGVILLSWLSFQEIIAAENFLYCIGMILEFIAFIRLRMKYPAASRPFKIPVGTVGAVLLCIPPTVLIGVVLVLSQPRVVIVSLIAIVIGLFMQPFLKDVERKRWMKFSISSDLPDLHGGNNRVPTL